A single genomic interval of Penicillium psychrofluorescens genome assembly, chromosome: 2 harbors:
- a CDS encoding uncharacterized protein (ID:PFLUO_002884-T1.cds;~source:funannotate) produces MSTASPQFAHRSPSDNTTPSAQDPYLSAPSDQDELDFQASAIRLTPAGGSPSQSAGPGSSPNDRHNTSSMDYRANTSPPSNPGFLDPQGYSIGGGAAGAWQNQRTSSRTARGGATAPTTQTWSSSMAVSPSQLLTPEPNNNSPTPKEAQVGLGVSQNARFAPSRPQITTNNLDANNNGSPIVMVEEVSRGDSPTDVHGPKKHFSRSLLHLSPQGPGEISSESEDNDTDDHRSISSLSVVRSHDGVWLADPSTGQGGLAPRSRGDEYVPSPNQVKNQHDRQNRNADITIWSATVSAATDGVGGALGIPSHRRNQKGSRLRARSTGDRPLQQQDYLDLKGGKRTPGPGVLVHESSDEDPSENESEGGSDEEGSAPVNVNDTGYDNSKQEQFPSIDLTTTGDDQLLLYPWQDPPRYPSARTEQYQPSSSHAAMVAFESRVLDLETASLAATVDNNSIRNVRASMGNVSLEDQPKKAERRPSLLKRPFSRLKRQASDLTLGQSPSPSKSKEDIPEPQRKDSGHSPRHRLSLHKHARGSSINSAVMAMSSQIAAIGSNHSARAASPNPEASPRSLSLKGRPRARSEVPRPASPGLMDLMTNHGGPPVANLAHSAKPGTDTEQSPGSTARGAEGAEGAEGADDDDEMGMGDDTELVMDFPAVSRLPVPTIEGFKAQIMQLNPLLEPALIHRFANEQLRRYENLVKLQQKHVQALANRSCRSGKFCFALGGDATLLQLRKQPAKSDAGNTQFRVTGFNQGRDQPYTMVEGAIAAAQFPPGVPLPPVSRLPAQFECPICFEVKKFQKPSDWSKHVHEDVQPFTCTFPQCNEPKSFKRKADWVRHENERHRQLEWWTCTYTDCNHTCYRKDNFVQHLVREHKMPEPKMKKGKASASETHSDTQRERDIERLWEMVEQCRQETRQRSEQERCRFCGNICGNWKKLTVHLGKHLEQLAMPVLELSKQSVASSSTALHPSTTTTTTSSANVTPSAVPEQHQAPLVAAYQASPQPHFQQGQYPISNSSPSVTGVNPTIPFEVPLLNYTSISGEQFSMEPETMAESGNQYPGYAVDQFGQSAALLPAQAQTNPLHPNSVSYPPPYNAVPRQRTPDPNSGVLQDSYSSMESQYPPQPIPMYPAQANYPEYNPSMAYTSSSYSSGYPATQM; encoded by the coding sequence ATGTCGACCGCCTCGCCGCAGTTCGCCCACCGCTCGCCCTCAGACAATACTACCCCCAGTGCGCAGGATCCATATCTCTCGGCCCCGTCCGACCAAGATGAACTCGACTTCCAGGCAAGCGCGATCCGTCTAACACCAGCGGGGGGCAGTCCCAGCCAGAGTGCGGGCCCCGGGTCGTCGCCAAATGACCGACACAATACCTCCTCCATGGACTATCGCGCAAACACCTCGCCCCCCTCCAACCCGGGCTTTCTGGATCCGCAGGGTTACAGCATCGGGGGTGGTGCGGCCGGCGCTTGGCAGAATCAACGGACTTCGTCGCGAACCgcccgtggtggtgccaCGGCGCCAACGACCCAAACTTGGTCCTCGTCTATGGCTGTGAGCCCTTCCCAGTTGCTGACCCCGGAacccaacaacaacagcccTACGCCAAAAGAGGCGCAAGTGGGTCTGGGTGTTTCGCAAAATGCGCGCTTTGCGCCGTCGCGTCCCCAGATCACCACGAATAATCTGGACGCGAATAATAATGGGAGCCCCATCGTGATGGTGGAAGAGGTGTCGCGGGGGGACTCCCCGACAGATGTCCATGGCCCCAAAAAGCATTTTAGTAGATCACTTCTTCATCTCTCCCCTCAGGGCCCTGGTGAAATCTCCAGTGAATCGGAAGATAATGACACCGATGACCATCGGTCGATTTCTTCGCTGTCTGTGGTGCGGTCTCACGATGGCGTTTGGTTGGCAGACCCCTCTACCGGTCAGGGAGGCTTGGCCCCGCGATCCCGCGGGGACGAGTATGTTCCGAGTCCAAACCAGGTCAAGAACCAGCACGACCGTCAAAATAGAAATGCCGACATCACCATTTGGTCGGCGACGGTGAGTGCAGCCACCGACGGAGTCGGCGGTGCGCTCGGCATTCCGTCGCATCGCAGAAATCAGAAAGGCTCTCGCTTGAGAGCCAGGAGTACGGGAGACCGAcccctgcagcagcaggactACCTGGACTTGAAGGGCGGTAAACGGACTCCGGGACCTGGAGTGTTGGTTCACGAGAGCAGCGATGAGGATCCCAGCGAAAATGAGTCTGAAGGCGGTAGCGACGAGGAGGGGTCGGCTCCCGTCAATGTCAATGACACCGGCTACGACAATTCCAAACAGGAACAGTTCCCGTCCATTGATCTGaccaccaccggcgacgATCAACTCCTTCTTTATCCATGGCAAGATCCGCCACGCTACCCGTCCGCTCGAACAGAACAGTACCAGCCCTCGAGTTCCCATGCCGCCATGGTTGCCTTTGAATCGCGCGTGCTCGATTTGGAGACCGCATCACTTGCAGCGACCGTCGACAACAACAGCATCAGGAACGTGAGAGCTTCAATGGGAAATGTTTCACTTGAGGATCAGCCCAAGAAAGCGGAGAGACGACCAAGCCTTCTGAAGCGACCGTTTTCACGATTAAAGCGCCAGGCGTCGGACCTGACCCTCGGTCAATCACCGTCCCCTtccaagtccaaggaggaCATCCCGGAACCTCAACGGAAAGATAGCGGCCACTCGCCCCGCCATCGTCTGAGCTTGCACAAGCACGCGCGAGGATCGAGCATTAACAGTGCGGTCATGGCAATGTCAAGCCAAATAGCGGCGATTGGCAGCAATCACTCCGCTCGCGCCGCCTCACCCAACCCGGAGGCTTCCCCCAGGTCTCTTTCGCTCAAGGGCCGTCCTCGAGCCCGTAGTGAAGTCCCGCGGCCGGCGAGCCCAGGACTCATGGATCTCATGACCAACCACGGTGGTCCACCTGTTGCCAATCTCGCACACTCTGCCAAACCTGGGACCGACACGGAACAAAGCCCGGGGAGCACAGCTCGCGGAGCTGAAGGCGCTGAAGGTGCTGAAggtgccgatgacgatgacgaaaTGGGCATGGGTGATGACACGGAGCTTGTAATGGACTTCCCCGCGGTATCACGTCTCCCTGTTCCGACCATTGAAGGATTTAAAGCGCAGATCATGCAGTTGAATCCACTTCTTGAGCCGGCTTTGATCCATCGCTTTGCCAACGAACAGCTTCGGCGGTATGAGAATCTCGTCAAGCTTCAACAAAAGCATGTGCAAGCTCTCGCAAATCGGTCGTGCCGCTCGGGCAAGTTCTGCTTTGCCTTGGGAGGAGATGCGACGTTGTTGCAACTTCGCAAGCAACCTGCAAAGTCCGACGCGGGCAATACCCAGTTCCGGGTGACGGGTTTCAACCAGGGTCGCGATCAGCCCTATACTATGGTTGAAGGAGCCATCGCAGCGGCTCAGTTCCCTCCCGGGGTTCCCCTTCCGCCGGTTTCGCGGCTCCCGGCCCAGTTCGAGTGTCCCATCTGTTtcgaggtgaagaagttcCAGAAACCATCTGACTGGTCCAAACATGTCCACGAGGACGTGCAGCCGTTTACGTGCACCTTCCCCCAATGCAACGAGCCCAAGTCATTCAAACGAAAAGCGGACTGGGTGCGCCACGAGAACGAGCGGCACCGGCAATTAGAGTGGTGGACCTGCACATACACCGATTGCAACCACACGTGCTACCGGAAGGACAATTTTGTGCAACACCTGGTTCGCGAGCACAAGATGCCCGAaccgaagatgaagaagggcaaggcTTCTGCTTCGGAAACGCATTCGGATACGCAACGAGAACGCGACATCGAGCGACTGTGGGAGATGGTCGAGCAATGCCGGCAAGAAACCAGGCAGCGCTCCGAGCAGGAGCGGTGCCGGTTCTGCGGAAATATCTGCGGTAACTGGAAAAAGCTCACGGTCCACCTGGGCAAGCACTTGGAGCAATTGGCCATGCCAGTTCTGGAGCTGTCTAAGCAAAGCGttgcctcctccagcaccgctCTCCACCCGtccaccacaacaacaacaaccagTTCAGCAAACGTCACCCCCTCCGCGGTGCCGGAACAACACCAAGCTCCGCTTGTTGCAGCATACCAGGCTAGCCCGCAACCGCATTTCCAGCAGGGGCAGTACCCGATCAGCAATTCCAGTCCGTCCGTCACTGGCGTGAACCCCACAATACCGTTTGAGGTTCCACTTCTCAACTACACATCCATATCTGGCGAGCAATTCTCAATGGAGCCAGAAACGATGGCCGAATCTGGTAATCAATATCCGGGGTATGCGGTGGACCAGTTCGGGCAATCAGCTGCGCTTCTCCCGGCCCAGGCCCAGACCAACCCCCTGCATCCCAACTCGGTTTCCTACCCGCCGCCCTACAACGCGGTGCCCCGGCAGCGAACCCCGGACCCGAATTCAGGCGTGCTGCAGGATTCGTATTCCAGCATGGAATCCCAGTACCCGCCTCAACCGATTCCCATGTACCCCGCCCAAGCGAACTATCCCGAATACAACCCGTCCATGGCATATACATCCTCTTCTTACTCTTCTGGGTATCCCGCCACACAGATGTGA